The stretch of DNA TGATTAATCGCAGTATCAAAACGCCCTTGAGCAGGAGGTTGTCCAATCACAATGGCTTGATATTTCTTTTGGATCGTTTTGGCTTCAAATTGCGCTCCCAAGTGCATTCTGGCTTGTTTGGTTTTAGCAATCAACAAAAGACCAGAAGTAGGTGCATCGAGTCGATGAACAGCCCTAGGTTTTTTGAGGGCATCTACTTTAGTAGAAAGCGTTATATTATGCAACAAAGCATTTTCTATGGTTCGAAATTGATTGCCACTCACAGGAATGCCAGCTGGTTTAAAAACTACTGCAATTGCATCATCTTCATAGATCACATCCATTGGCAATTTTAACACCTTTGTTGGCGCATCATCCAGATCAATGAGTTCAACAACTTGTTCAGGGCAAACCCAATCCCCTGTATGTCCCTTTTTTCCGTCTACATAAATGGCACCCCGTTTAATTGCAACTTTAACACTTTTTCGAGATGGCAGTTGCAAAAATATACCACATAGATAATCGCTTAACCGCTGTTTTGGTGTCAATAAAGGCACAACATGTGTGTCCAGTACTAAATGCATAACATTCAAATTAAAGGGTAGTTAACCAACAAAAGCCATTTCCTTTAGAGAAATGGCTTTTGTCATTATGTTAGAATGATAGAAGCTCCTAAGAAGGAAATTTTCCCACTTTATCAGAACAAAGGTAATAAAAAATTGCTCTGTATTTATTGCGGTTAGATTTCCCCATTGTTTCTACAGCGTAATTTACGATACCATCCAAATCATCACTCTCAGAAAGTCCCAATTTTTTAATTAAATAGTTATTTTTTACACGGTCCAATTCAGTTTGGTCAGAACCTGAAACAGTTTCACCATCTTTGTTATAAATAGAAGGACCACAAGCTTTGGTACATGCGATTAATTTGTCCTCATCATATTTAATACCTAATTTTTCCATGTTAGCTTTATAACCAGCTACTTTTTCATCGAACTTACTCATCTTTTAGTTTTGTTTAATGTTTTAATCGAAATTATTGTTATAATTATAATG from Aureispira anguillae encodes:
- a CDS encoding RluA family pseudouridine synthase translates to MHLVLDTHVVPLLTPKQRLSDYLCGIFLQLPSRKSVKVAIKRGAIYVDGKKGHTGDWVCPEQVVELIDLDDAPTKVLKLPMDVIYEDDAIAVVFKPAGIPVSGNQFRTIENALLHNITLSTKVDALKKPRAVHRLDAPTSGLLLIAKTKQARMHLGAQFEAKTIQKKYQAIVIGQPPAQGRFDTAINHKAALSHFECLQTVDSLKSGQLSLLNLYPKTGRTHQLRIHLSQAGFPILGDKLYGIQGLILKHKGLFLIAVALDFEHPITGERQAIKLPTPYKYTALLNREQRRYDAYDFE
- a CDS encoding DUF2853 family protein; protein product: MSKFDEKVAGYKANMEKLGIKYDEDKLIACTKACGPSIYNKDGETVSGSDQTELDRVKNNYLIKKLGLSESDDLDGIVNYAVETMGKSNRNKYRAIFYYLCSDKVGKFPS